A region from the Ammospiza nelsoni isolate bAmmNel1 chromosome 1, bAmmNel1.pri, whole genome shotgun sequence genome encodes:
- the LOC132080237 gene encoding feather beta keratin-like, with amino-acid sequence MPQGHGTRLSHPSRTSIKASPEPLSLTHSSSSLQLLLLPITTGTLHTTPMACNSLCRPCGPTPLANSCNEPCALQCQDSRVIINPSPVLVTLPGPIMTSFPQNTAVGSTSSAALGTELNAQGQPISGGFGGFGLGYGLGGLGCYGRRGYGSIC; translated from the exons ATGCCCCAAGGCCATGGGACAAGACTGTCCCACCCCTCCAGAACCAGCATaaaagccagcccagagcctctCTCCCTTACACACTCCTCCTCAAGCCTTCAACTCCTGCTCCTGCCTATAACCA CAGGCACCCTCCACACCACACCCATGGCCTGCAACAGCCTCTGCCGTCCCTGCGGACCCACCCCGCTGGCCAACAGCTGCAatgagccctgtgccctgcaatgccaggaTTCCCGCGTCATCATCaacccttcccctgtgctggtcaccctgccaggacccatcatgacctccttcccccagaacaCCGCCGTCGGATCCACCTCCTccgctgctctgggcactgagctcaatgcccagggacagcccatctCTGGCGGATTTGGTGGCTTTGGCCTTGGCTACGGCCTGGGAGGCCTGGGCTGCTATGGCAGAAGGGGCTATGGCTCCATCTGCTAA